From one Magnolia sinica isolate HGM2019 chromosome 18, MsV1, whole genome shotgun sequence genomic stretch:
- the LOC131233668 gene encoding zinc finger CCCH domain-containing protein 54, with amino-acid sequence MLKGVSQSFLDISKPRFSDVKPARLSDRSDAILQSDDFRMYVFKIKRCSKSRSHDWTECPYAHRGEKARRRDPRKFNYHGIACPEFRRGACWKGDTCEFAHGVFEFWLHPARYRTRACKAGRYCRRKVCFFAHTPEQLRAGIKYTCECVHRDGVGVSDGGENAVVGSPPTSPGNEFSSMGEWEFLEGIKGLKIGDVEEVDTSIGADMFDSPDIDWISELVN; translated from the coding sequence ATGTTGAAAGGAGTAAGCCAGAGCTTCTTAGACATTTCCAAGCCACGATTTTCAGACGTGAAGCCGGCCAGGTTATCCGATCGTAGCGATGCGATCTTGCAATCGGACGATTTCCGGATGTATGTGTTCAAGATAAAGCGATGCTCGAAATCTCGAAGCCACGACTGGACGGAGTGCCCGTACGCCCATCGCGGTGAGAAGGCGAGGCGGCGGGACCCACGCAAGTTCAATTACCATGGGATCGCTTGCCCGGAGTTCCGACGCGGGGCCTGCTGGAAGGGCGACACATGCGAGTTTGCTCATGGTGTGTTTGAGTTCTGGCTCCATCCAGCGAGGTACCGGACTCGTGCATGCAAGGCAGGGCGGTACTGCCGCCGTAAGGTCTGCTTTTTCGCTCACACGCCCGAGCAGCTGCGGGCCGGGATCAAGTACACATGTGAATGCGTTCATCGGGATGGCGTGGGAGTTTCGGATGGAGGAGAGAATGCTGTGGTGGGATCGCCTCCCACGTCGCCAGGGAATGAGTTTTCTTCGATGGGGGAGTGGGAGTTTTTGGAGGGTATTAAAGGGTTGAAGATAGGTGATGTTGAGGAAGTGGATACGAGTATCGGTGCTGATATGTTCGATTCGCCTGATATTGATTGGATTTCGGAGTTGGTGAACTAA